The Deinococcus sp. KNUC1210 nucleotide sequence CCATTTCCTGCTTGCCCCTCCCAGATTCTGGGAACATGTCTGTGTGAAGATTTCGGGCGACCTGTCAGGGTCCTCTCATTAACCTGAGTCATGTTCCTTCTGTGTATCTTTCTGGTGCTGATCCTGGTGGTCGGAGCAATGGGGCTGGCCGGACGGAAAAAGTTCGCGTCCGAAACGGCCAGCAGAGAGCCGGTCAGTCTGCCGGATCGCCTGCCGGTCATGGTCAAGCGTCCATTCTTTTCCAGAAGCGAGCAGGCGTTCTTCGCGGTGCTGGGTGAGGCCCTGCATGACACGCCCTACACGGTCTTTCCCAACGTGCGGCTGAACGATCTGTTCAAGATCACCGATCCCGATCAGCGTCAGAGCACCTATAACCGGCTGCGCGACAAGCACGTGGATTTTCTGATCGTGACCCGTGACCGTTACCTTCCGACGCTCGCCATCGAACTGGACGGCGAATCGCACAGTTCGGCGGTGCAGCAGGAGCGCGACCGCGTCAAAGATCTGATCTTTCACAGTGCCGGTCTGGGGCTGCTGCGCCTGGACGCACGCAAGATCTATCAGGCGAGCTATCTGCGCGACCATCTCTCGGACCGCCTGACCGGATTGCCTGCTTCTCAGGAAGCGGCTCTTCATTCCGAGGTTTCCCTTCAGAAGAGCAGGTAAGTGAGGGTCTGCTCTGCAAATGTGGCTCTCGGCGCTCTCGCGTGGCTGCTAAGCTTTCCTCTATGACCGACATTCTTGTGGTGGGCGCAGGTCTGGCGGGGCTGACGGCGGCAAGGACGCTGATGCGTGCCGGAAAACGGGTGCGGGTGCTGGAGGCGTCCGGACATGTGGGCGGGCGGGTACAGTCGCGCACCCACGACGGCTTTCTGCTCGATGCCGGGTATCAGGTGCTGTTCACCGGCTATCCGGCGGTCAGGCGTCAGCTCGATCTGGGGGCGCTCGATCTGGTCGCGTTGCCTCCTGCCGCCGCTGTTCGCACGGGGGCGCGGGTGTCGGTGCTGGGCGATCCCTTCCGCGATCCGGGCAGCCTGCTGTCCAGCCTTGCCAGCCGTGCCCTGAGCCTGCCCGACAAGCTGCGGGTGGCGCGGCTGGGCGCAGAACTGCGGGCCGGGTCGGCGCATCACCTGCTGGTCGGCCCCGACGAATCCACGCACAGCTATCTGACGCGGCAGGGCTTTTCCAGCGCCGCTCTGACCAACTTCTTCGGTCCGTTTTTCGGCGGCATCTTCCTGAAACGCGATCTCTCGACCAGTGCGCGGCTGTTCCGCTATTACTTCCGCATGCTGATGGACGGTGATATTGCGTTGCCCCGTGCGGGCATGGCCCAGGTGTCGGCGCAGCTCGCTCAGGACCTGCAGATCTCGCTGAACGTGCGCGTGTCGCGGCTTCAGGCCACCGAGCGCGGCGTGAGTGTGGTCACGTCACTGGGCGAGCTGGAAGCGCAACAAGTGATCGTGGCGACCGACCCGCCTGCCGCCGCGAACCTGCTGAACGAGTCGGCCCCTGCGCTGGAAAGCGTGCCCAGTACATATATGTACTACGCCAGCAGCGAGCCGCTCGACGCCCAGCCGCGCCTGCTGCTGAATGCCGAAGCGGGCATGATCAACAATGCCCACTGGCTGAGCAACGTCATTCCGGAGCGGGCCGCACCGGGTCGGCATCTGCTGGTGGCGACGGTGCTGGGCACGCCTCCTTCCGAAGACGCTGCGCTGGATGGACAGGTGCGCGGCGAGTTGCAGCGCTGGTACGGCGACGCTGTGAAGGAATTGCAGCTGTTGGGCACCGAGCGCATTCACCATGCCCAGTTTGCCCAGCCGCCGGGCTACGCCGCCCAACTGCCCGGTCATAGCACCAGCATTCCGGGTGTGCTGCGGGCCAGCGAGATCACCAGCATGAGCGGCATTCAGGGTGCGCTGGAAAGTGGCGAGAAAGCCGCTGCCATCGTGCTCAACGACACGGCGGGCATGAGTCGGCCCAGAGGGGCATAGCGTTGATTCAACCTGCCCTCGATCATCTGGTGTTCGCCACTGCCGACCTCGCCTCCGGACAGGCAGCGCTGGAACAGCGACTGGGTGTGCCGCTGCAACCGGGCGGCCAACATCAGTATTTCGGCACCCACAATGCTGTGCTGAACCTAGGACCGCTGTATCTGGAAGTCATCGCAGTCGATCCGGCGGCCCCGGCGTTGCCCCGTCCACGCTGGTTCGAGCTGGATACCCCCAAACGCAGCAGCGCCTTGCCAGCGGCCCCCAGCTCATTCACTGGGTCTGCCGTGTTCCCCATCTGGAAACGGCGCTGCGAAACAGCCCGGAAGACCACGGTGCCGAGGTGGCGCTGTCACGCGGGCAGAGCCGCTGGCTGCTGAGCGTGCCCCCAGACGGATCGCTGCCGATGGGCGGCGTGTTGCCCAGTCTGATCGAGTGGCAGAGTCTGTCGCCCGCGCAGCGGCTGGTCGATCAGGGCGTGCGGCTGAAGACCCTGCACCTGAGCACGCCCGATCCGGCACGGCTGGCAGCAGCCCTGGCAGCCCTCAACATCTCGGATGTGGAACTGGACATCAGAACAGGGCCGCCCCGACTGGAAGCGACCCTGACGACTCCGAACGGAGAAGTGCGGCTGTAACTGGCTGGCCCTGCTGGCTTCGTTAGACGCTGGCCTTCTCGTTCAGTGCGCCCTTTTCCTGAAGGTATTCTGCGATCTGCACGGCATTCAGCGCTGCGCCCTTCAGCAGCTGGTCGCCGCTGACGAACAGTTCCAGGCCACCGTCAAACACCAGGCTGCTGCGGATGCGGCCCACTTCCACGTCGTACTGACCGCTGGAGGTCAGCGGCATGGGGTAGAGCTTCTGCGCGGGGTCGTCCACGACCTTCACACCGGGGCTGCGGCGCAGGAGTTCACGCACCGCCTCCGGGTCGGCAGGGCGTTCCAGCTCCAGTGTGATGGCTTCGCTGTGTGCCCGCATGGTGGGAATCCGGACCGCCGTGCAGCTTACCGGGAAGCTGTCGTCGCCGAAAATCTTGTGCGTCTCCCACACCACCTTCATCTCTTCCTTGGTGTAGCCGTTGTCCTGAAAGCTGTCGATATGCGGAATCAGGTTGAAGGGAATCGGGTGGGCAAAGACGTCGTTGGTCGCCTGCTCGCCGTTCAGCACGCGGCGGGTCTGGTCTTCCAGTTCCTGCATGCCCTTCGCGCCCGCGCCGCTGGTCGCCTGATAGGTGCTCACGATCATGCGCTTCACGCCGTACTCACGGTGAATAGGGTAGACCGCGACAGCGGCGATGGCGGTGGTGCAGTTGGGGTTGGCGATGATGCCCTGGTGCTTCAGCGCGGCCTCACCGTTAATTTCCGGCACCACCAGCGGAATGGCGGGGTTGTAGCGAAAGGCGCTGGAATTGTCGATCACCAGCGAACCGCCCTTCACCCACAGCGGGGCCTTCTCCTTGCTGATGCTGCCACCCGCCGACGCCAGAATCACATCGGCAGGAATCGCGCCCTCGGGCATGACCTGAACCACCAGCTCCTGCCCCTTGAAGTTCAGAGTGCTGCCTGCACTGCGGGGCGAGGCGTACAGCTGCAACTCGCTGAACTTCAGGGTGCTCTGCTCCAGAACGCGTAACAGTTCGTGTCCGACAGCTCCGG carries:
- a CDS encoding DUF2726 domain-containing protein, with amino-acid sequence MFLLCIFLVLILVVGAMGLAGRKKFASETASREPVSLPDRLPVMVKRPFFSRSEQAFFAVLGEALHDTPYTVFPNVRLNDLFKITDPDQRQSTYNRLRDKHVDFLIVTRDRYLPTLAIELDGESHSSAVQQERDRVKDLIFHSAGLGLLRLDARKIYQASYLRDHLSDRLTGLPASQEAALHSEVSLQKSR
- a CDS encoding aspartate-semialdehyde dehydrogenase — protein: MKLAIVGATGAVGHELLRVLEQSTLKFSELQLYASPRSAGSTLNFKGQELVVQVMPEGAIPADVILASAGGSISKEKAPLWVKGGSLVIDNSSAFRYNPAIPLVVPEINGEAALKHQGIIANPNCTTAIAAVAVYPIHREYGVKRMIVSTYQATSGAGAKGMQELEDQTRRVLNGEQATNDVFAHPIPFNLIPHIDSFQDNGYTKEEMKVVWETHKIFGDDSFPVSCTAVRIPTMRAHSEAITLELERPADPEAVRELLRRSPGVKVVDDPAQKLYPMPLTSSGQYDVEVGRIRSSLVFDGGLELFVSGDQLLKGAALNAVQIAEYLQEKGALNEKASV
- a CDS encoding VOC family protein codes for the protein MHWVCRVPHLETALRNSPEDHGAEVALSRGQSRWLLSVPPDGSLPMGGVLPSLIEWQSLSPAQRLVDQGVRLKTLHLSTPDPARLAAALAALNISDVELDIRTGPPRLEATLTTPNGEVRL
- a CDS encoding VOC family protein, whose product is MIQPALDHLVFATADLASGQAALEQRLGVPLQPGGQHQYFGTHNAVLNLGPLYLEVIAVDPAAPALPRPRWFELDTPKRSSALPAAPSSFTGSAVFPIWKRRCETARKTTVPRWRCHAGRAAGC
- a CDS encoding NAD(P)/FAD-dependent oxidoreductase — protein: MTDILVVGAGLAGLTAARTLMRAGKRVRVLEASGHVGGRVQSRTHDGFLLDAGYQVLFTGYPAVRRQLDLGALDLVALPPAAAVRTGARVSVLGDPFRDPGSLLSSLASRALSLPDKLRVARLGAELRAGSAHHLLVGPDESTHSYLTRQGFSSAALTNFFGPFFGGIFLKRDLSTSARLFRYYFRMLMDGDIALPRAGMAQVSAQLAQDLQISLNVRVSRLQATERGVSVVTSLGELEAQQVIVATDPPAAANLLNESAPALESVPSTYMYYASSEPLDAQPRLLLNAEAGMINNAHWLSNVIPERAAPGRHLLVATVLGTPPSEDAALDGQVRGELQRWYGDAVKELQLLGTERIHHAQFAQPPGYAAQLPGHSTSIPGVLRASEITSMSGIQGALESGEKAAAIVLNDTAGMSRPRGA